TCCTTCAGGCCATGGCCCCAGGTCTTCGGATAGTCTTCCATTTCCCAGTACGTTGCTATGTCTTTCTTTGGAAAACCTTCCAACTCCTCCCTGGAAAGGAGTGGGTAAGTGGTGGAAGAAAATAGAAACATTGTTCAAGTCCCAAAGGTCAGGGAACTAGGAGAGAAGTTGGGAGAAAATCTGCAAACCTTCAAATCTGGAATAAGCATTTAAGGACAAACTTGACACAATCAATTGGGAGTCATTCATAAAAAAGCAATTGCAACTGTAAGTTTGtacagcacctttaacatagtGAAATGCATCATGAGtcttaaaaaagaaaatttgacaccaaaccaCAGAAAGAGATTTATGCTTTAAGGGCATCTTCAAGGCGAGATTTAGGGAGTTCctgagatcatggccaatctggtaattctcatttccactttcctgcctttcccccataacccttgcttCCTTTACTGATTAGAAATTTGTCTATCTGAATCTTAAATATTCTTAACAACCCAACCTTGACAGCTTGTGTAGtaaagcattccacagattcacaaccttcagagagaagtaattcctcttgagctctgtcttaaatgggtgaccccttactctgagattacaccctctggtactagattctcccacaaggaaaAACAGTCTCctagcatctaccctgtcaaatcacACAcaaatcttgtatgcttcaatgaatcttgtatgtttcttctgaactccaataaCAGGCCTAACCTATTCAACCTCATGGGAAAATCCACCATACccggtatcagcctagtgaaccccGAATTACCTCCAATACCAGTGTATCTTTCCTTCGATAAAGGGACCCAAATTACTCATAGTAATCCAGCTGTGATTTGATAGTACCTTGGCTACTTTTAGTAACACATCTGACCCCATTTTAAATTCTATTCCATTTGAAATATAAGAGCCAACAATTCATTTGCCTTTCCttttacctgctgaatttgtttgctggctttttatgattcatggaaTAGAATCCCCCAAatctctttgtgttgcagctttctccatttcaataatattcagctcctctattcttcctacgtGACCATTCCTCCCGCTTCACCGTccaaatccccaccactgccaacctacactcacctatcaccatcccacctaccttccccagccccacctatttatttcagagctctgttgccccacctcatttctgaagaagggtcctaactcaaaacatcagcttttctgttcctctgatgctgcctatgTTCCTAAGGCTCCACTGTGTTATTTCAAATACTCCATCATTCCTTCAGTTCTCTATGTTCTAGCGATCTCTCAGTAAACTTGTCTAGCACTGTCTCCTCCATTCTTGGATCAATCATTTGCCTCAGGGTCAGGTTTAGTTCCTAATACTCCTCTGCAGTGCCTTGGAGTCTTAGACACACAAGTTAAATACAagcatttgttgctgaaacatGATGGGGGCAAGATCAGATCTCCATGTGGAAATATGAAACTGACAAGTTGAAAATGTCGCAAGGGATAACACATACTTCTTAAAGGCCCTGAAATCCTTGTTAGTCGTGGTTAAATAAATGTCGTTGAGACGCAGAACATCTTTGTCTCGTACATAATACTCCTGACTGGTCAGGGCTGGATTCTCTGTACTGGCGATGATATTCTGTGAAACCAAGAAGTATTAGAGGTCATTGCAATTCTCAGCTACAGCCACTCAGAGCTCCCCAAtactgtgtcagtatgtgtgagATAAATCTTGTAACACGCATATGCAGCTTAGAAGCATGCAAAGTCTAACTCAACCCAAGCCTAATCCTAAAGTCAGGACAGCAAGCTTAGGGAGCACTGCAAAAGAAGGGGCTCAGAGGAGTGAGGTGGGAAGGTGCACTTAGGTCCAACAATgtttgaagaaattcctttgcaacACAGTAGCTTGATGGAGGCATTGTAGTACGCATGCCTGGGTGACACCTGCGTCCATGTCAATGTCTGTGCAATGTGCTGGATGTGTATTTCTGCGTTTGCTTGTGCATCTATGTGCTCATTTTCattgcaggtgtgtgtgtgtgtgtgtgtgtgtgtgtatcccctGCATAAGGATTTGTGTCTCCATTTGCAGGGATGTCTGTCTTTATACCTTTGGTATATCTGTGTGTCTATATATCtgtgcatccacagttctctttgTTTACTTTTTCATGGGattgtgggcattactggcaaggccagcatttattgtccatcgctaaTTGTCTTGAACCAAGGGGCTTGTTAAGCCAATTCATAGGGGCAATTAAAaaatctggagtcacaagtatagttgtcatggtcatcattactgggattagttttcaattctagatttattaattgaatttaaatgaggagatttgaatccatgtccccacAGCATCGACTTGAGCctgtggattactagtccagggACTTTAGCACCATGTAGCTAacagaggcaatggcctagtgatattattaatgaacttttaatctagagacacagataatgttctggagacctgggttcaaatcgtgCCATGGccaatggtgagatttgaattcaatttttttaaaaaaatctgaattaagagtctaatgattatcATGAATCCGCTGTCAATTGTATGGAAAATtctcttctggttcactaatgtcctttagggaaggaatctgcacttggactctccagcatctgcagttccttttaccTCTGATACAATTATAACTTCACTGCGAAGTCTCTTCTAGGGATGCttaatctgaagaagttaccctcctccctccggacaaacccaaggggatctctctcccactgcaactctcttgtcctctatccatcttcgatccacctccccctctctccctatttatttcagaatcctctccccctcccccatttctgatgaagggtctaggcccgaaacgtcatcttttctgctcggcctgctgtgttcatccagctccacactttcttacctCTGCCATCCATACTGGTCTGGTCTCcaatgtgactctagacccacagcaacatggttgactcttaactgctctctggacaattaagaatgggcaataaatgctagcctagccagtgatgcccacattccatgaatgaatgaaaaaatcctgtttgtgtgtgtgtaaatatacAATATATTTATGTGTTGCTCATGTTACTGCCTGCTTGTTGTCCCTTTTGTATCACAGATCATGGTCAGCTTATGAGATTATATTGATGCTATTAGCCATTTATCATTGCCCAAGGTCTAATGTGCTTTGTGGTCCTTACTTTAGATGGTCCATTTGTGTGATGGTTGGCCAGATTGAACGGCTGAGGCCCAGCCTTAAATGCAGTCTCCAGGGTTTGCGGAAGCCTCCCAGTGTATTTGTCCTTCATCTCACTCGTTTGGTTAGCCATATTCAGAGGAGTCCTCCAGTCTCGCCTGCTCAGCTGCAAGTAGAGAAGGTACAAACGTCTCTTTTTCCACTGGAGATTCATTTACTGGGATGAAAGTTTCACCTTTCTAACTGGTTGCGAGGGCTAACGTGAAATGTATCTGCTGGAGTCAATTCTAATAAATCCATGGACTGGAACTGCAGGCGGTGATACATGTCTGAGGTTGAGTTTGAGGCATGACAGAGTATCTGAGTGTGTCTAAATCCATGCTATCCCTgaatgggaatgtttgatggggacagtgtggaggtaGCTTTATTCTTTATCAAACCCTGTGCTGCCACTGTCCtcagagtgtttgatgggacagtGCTGTATCTGGCCCAGCTGTCCCTGTTGCAGGGGTATTGGGTGGTGACcatgtagaggcagctttactttcaatttaaaagTGTACAAGGAGCTTTTCTTACATTTCAAAAGGAGTTGAAGTTgttttactctgtacctaaccctgtgctATCCCTTTCTGGGAGTGTATGATGGGGATGGTATTGAGAAAACTTTACTCTCAGTTTGGAAAGAGCAGAGGGACTTTTATTCTGTATTCAACCACGTTGTCCCTGTCCTGTGAGTATTCGATTGGTTCGGTGTAGAATGGGTTTTACTATGTACCTAACACCATGCTGCCTCTGTCCTTGTAGTATTGGATGACACTGTGCAGCAGGAGCTTTACTGCCTTGGGGGTGTGCGACGATCACACTGTAGAGGAAGATACAGTATACATAACAGTATATCGTATCTGCCCATGGACATGTTGATGGAATAATAGAGGAAACTGTATTGTGTCTAACCTGTCCTTGCAGTGTTTAATGGAATAGTGTCAAGAGAATTTTACCCTATGTCTACTCTATGGAACAATATAGTGACACTTTTACCCCACTGACTAGCCTACATTGCATTGAGGTGTACTGTATAGAATAAAACAAGAAATGCTCTATTGTGAAGTGCTATCATTAATCATCACCCTGATAAACACATGGGAATGTCAGTAAACACTAAGTAAAACAGTGTTATAAGAAACAACTGAAAATCTTACTTTGCTAGCCTCACCTTTTCTGACAAATCTGTAATGTAATGAACATTCCAGTGATTGGGAAATTTTACGTGGTGTGGATGGCCAAGTACACCTCCAATGGTCTTCAGATTATGAGTTGAGCCAGTGGTGGTTTCAAAGTTATTAAAAACTTCATCATAGGGATGAAGAGTGTCTCTTTCCCTCAGTTTCAGAGGGACTGGATCTTTCAGAAATGACTGGAAAAAAGCAAAGCAATAGTAACTTATGAAGATTGTCTTTCTATCTTTCCGGGGATGAACTGGATCTCTTGACAAGATCCCCACTGGAACATGACTGTTATCCTCAATATCTTCGTCAAAAGTCTCACAACACTAGGtttagttcaacaggtttatttaaaatcggCAACATCTGTCAACAGATAAATACAAGTAGTGAGAGTGGAGCTGAATAACAAGGGAACCAATGAACTCATGCTATCCCAGCCATTCAGTTTATCTCTAGCACCaaattatttttgattatttgtgactatctctctgccttaatcaATGAGTTCATAGGTCAACCCTTCActtttattcagctgttgacacctTACTCACACTGTTTTGAcattttgatcacctgcaaagatttGTTATTtagcctgtcaacactccactcacctTACCATTATTTATCACCCTGTATATTCTGAAACTATATGCCTCCCTCCACTTcgcttgatgaaggagcagtactccgagagtttgtgattttaaataaaccaactggactataacctggtgtcatgaaagttctgactttgtccaccccagtccaacactggcatttcCACATCATTAATATCATTGAGTTAGAAATGTGGAAAATCAGTTTGGGTGTCCGCTAAGGACTGTATAGGTACTTGACACGAGGGGGGCTGGGTTCTGCTCCGATGTCCTGCAAGTTGATTGTTTGATAAATGGCGAGGATTCAGATGAAACTTATAGAAGCATAAaaaatgcacagcacagaaaaaggtcacTTGGCTCATCATTGTCTGTGTCCACTAAATAAACTAGCCAACAATTCTAATCCCTTTCCAATCCCTCGTTCATAGCCTTACAGGTTAAAACACTTGAATTGCAGTTCCAAGCTCCTTTTAAACCCTTGGAATTTCATAACGCATTGAGCACCAAAGGCCATTGTTGCCTTTTCTAGCTCTTTGACAGATCTAAACAATTAATTCCTCTTCCCCATCACTGTTTGTCCATAGCCCTGCCATGTTTTCCAGTCCAGTTCAAACATATATCCAACTCACCTTTGAAAGTTATTATTTTATCTGTGTCCACCTCACTTTCTGGCAGTACATTTCAGATTGTAACCACGGAGTTTGAGAAAAATTTTCCATCTCCATCTGTTCTTTTGCCAATTGTATGCCGTTCAAATAAACGGCTCGCTATCGTGGTGTGAGGCCAATTAGGGAACggacataaatgctggccttcctggccagtgatgcccacatccaagaATAGTAGAAATTGAACTTATTCTCAGAGGAGTTTGTGTGTTCTCTGCTTATTTGCTCAGATCGATACCCACTGATCAACTATAGTCTAAAAGacagagatctttaaaattaaagaTCGATGGGCAAAATATCTTTGCTTATTCTATCACAGTTTGTGGGTGTCATTAGCTGGGCCTGCATTTTTTGCACATGAATTCAAAGTGcctcggacagcaccttccaaacccacgattaCTTCCATCTATAAGGGCATCAGACATacaggaacatcaccacctccaagtcactcaccatcctgacttggaaatatatcgccgttccttcactgttgctgggtcaaaattctgcaaGTCCCTCCCTAATACTATTGTGgctcaacccacagcagaaggattgcagtgattcaagcAGTCaggtcactgccaccttctcaacagcaactggatattggcaaaaaaaaaagctggccagccagcagcacccacatcccacaaaatgaatagatgaactgaatggcttgccatgACATTTCAAGGGCAGTTACGCCACTAGGGAAGACCAGATCTCAATCAacagattt
This is a stretch of genomic DNA from Stegostoma tigrinum isolate sSteTig4 chromosome 38, sSteTig4.hap1, whole genome shotgun sequence. It encodes these proteins:
- the LOC125447200 gene encoding uncharacterized protein LOC125447200; this translates as MASTERRHDLHLTSSGVGLHYTPARYFPPSDFKSFLKDPVPLKLRERDTLHPYDEVFNNFETTTGSTHNLKTIGGVLGHPHHVKFPNHWNVHYITDLSEKLSRRDWRTPLNMANQTSEMKDKYTGRLPQTLETAFKAGPQPFNLANHHTNGPSKNIIASTENPALTSQEYYVRDKDVLRLNDIYLTTTNKDFRAFKKEELEGFPKKDIATYWEMEDYPKTWGHGLKENPLPKDAQRIIRGPGPMIDPSVFKSATRIPPLPRRLPPVPNRGLKTQYQDVYQQPNDVKRKQDLYYQLQAPWVVTREGSTPEILSVPHMYKTEYMSYGNERPVIM